In the genome of Vicia villosa cultivar HV-30 ecotype Madison, WI linkage group LG7, Vvil1.0, whole genome shotgun sequence, one region contains:
- the LOC131616948 gene encoding casein kinase 1-like protein 2, producing the protein MNTHLGIEQSRRDDLESLGFVLMYFLRGSLPWRGLKAGNKKQKYEKISEKKVSTSIEALCRGYPTEFASYFHYCRSLRFDDKPDYAYLKRIFRDLFIREGLKLLLYRKDNFFLIS; encoded by the exons ATGAATACTCACCTTGGCATTG AACAAAGTCGAAGAGATGATTTAGAGTCTCTTGGTTTCGTTTTGATGTACTTCCTGAGAGGGAG TCTTCCTTGGCGGGGACTTAAAGCAGGAAACAAGAAGCAAAAGTATGAGAAAATTAGTGAAAAAAAGGTTTCTACATCGATTGAA GCTTTGTGTCGGGGTTATCCAACAGAATTTGCATCATACTTCCATTACTGTCGCTCAttaaggtttgatgataagccAGATTACGCTTATCTCAAAAGGATATTCCGTGACCTGTTTATTCGGGAAGGtttgaaattattattatatagaaaGGATAACTTTTTCCTCATTTCTTAA